In the Anaerostipes caccae L1-92 genome, TATAAGTTTGTTATCCGCGGTGTGGACAACGGAGGGATTAACGGTACCGGCAAAGGATATATTTTCTATGTGGACAGCACTGCCCCGAAGATCAACAGCATGACCATTGATGCCGGTGATGGAAAAGGTGGTTCTGAAGAAAATCCGTCTTCCAATATGTCCCCAGCACTAAAATGGAATGTTACAGAAAAATATTTGTCCAAAGTAGAGTATAAGGTAGGAAACGGAAGCTATGTCAATGCGGGAAGTGCAGTGAGCGGTCAGGTTTCCATACCGGCGTCTAATTTTAAAGATGCAGGCACCTATCAGATTACCATGAAGGTCACAGACAAGGCAGGGTATACCGCCGAGACTTCAAGGAGTTATTATTATATTGACAACTCCCAGGCGGCTGATTATAAACCGGTCAATGCGAAACTGAATAATCTTTATGGGAAAAACATGATCTCATGGGACAAAAAAGCAAGCCTTCCGGGAAGCATTTATTATGAGATATACCGCGGGGAGAGCGCTGATTTTACGCCGGATGCTTCCAATCTGGTGAGAGCGGCGGTAAAGGATTCTTATTGTGCCGATACCAGGGTTGGTGACGGAAAGGATTATTACTATAAAGTCCGGACTGTTAAATTATCGAAAAAAGGAAACGTGATCGGATCAAGTGATTACGTGACAGCAGGCCATAAAAAGCAGTATGCCAAATCCGAATATGAACAGTGGCTGGGTTCCAAAGATTACAGGGAAACCATGGAATTCAGTACACCGAACGGAAATGGAACCGTAGATAAAGCCGGAGGAAACCTGAATTACCAGGCAGAAGATTATGCGATTCCTGCGGGACAGCTCAGCATGGGACTTACGAGAACTTACAACAGTCAGTCTGACAAAGCGGGAATGCTCGGAAACGGCTGGTATGACAGTTATCATAAGGAGCTTTATCAGGTAGGGGCGAATCTTGTATTTCAGGACAGCGACGGTACTTATGTTACATTTGAAAAGCAGGGAGATTCCTATGTTTCCAAGGAGAGCAAAGATTATAAACTGAGCTTTGATAATGTGGCTGCAGCAAAAAGTGTTTCTCAGAGTCCAAACATGAAGGCAGCAAATCAGTATTTGAGCGAATCATTTACTATAGAATCCGGAATTTTAAGTCATACAACATTAAAAGGATGCAGTTATGAAGCCAGCCACAATGTATCTTCCGGCTCATCCGAAGGACAGACGGAACAAAAGACTGTAACAAAACTTATTTCTTATGCATGTACTATTACAGCTAAGGATAACACGATTTATCAATTTAACAACAATGGTCAGCTGACTGCAGTGAAAGAGCCAAATGATAATTTCATTCTCTACGAATATGACAGCAAAGGCCGGCTGAAAACTGTTACATCGAATAAAATCAAAACACTCACCATGAAATATTTTGACGGTGAGGAAAATAATGCAGACCTGTTAAAGGAAATTGTCCTGCCGGATGGAACGAAGATGGAGTATACTTACTCCGGAAGCAATCTGGTAAAAGCTGTACACAGCAGTGCTGACGGAAGTAAATCGGTTGCATATGAATATGGTTACGATGCAAAGAGCTTCTTAAATGCAATAAAAGACGCCAAAGACGTAAAAGACGCCAAAGACAATTCATATGACATCACATATGAAAATAATCGGGCAGTGAACGTAAAGAAGCCTAATGGAGAATATCAGAAGCTTACCTATGGGGACGGCAAAACGACAGTTTCTCTCCATAAAGCAGAGGATGAAAAGATTTCAGAAGATTCCATTACCTATGATAAGTCCAATGGAAAAGTTCTGACATCTGTCAATGCAGCAGGAAACAAAACCTCTTACCAGTATGAAGACGCTTCTAATGACCTGCTTTGCACAGGAACAACAACCAAAGTATATCATCAGATGGTCACAGACTCCGGCAAAGTGAATTTCACATCAGAAGAAGTGACCACAAAGACACAGTATGACTCCAATGAAAATGTCACGATGGAGAAGGACGAGACCGGGCAGGTGACGCAGACCACTTACGGAACAGGCGCGGAAGCCAATCTTCCCAAGACAGAAGTGACAAAGCAGGGTGATAAAACTGTTTCTGATGTGTCCTATTCCTATGATAAGAGTGGAAATACGATCAAAGAGACTGATTCCATCGCAGAGACAAAAACTGTATGCGACTATGATGAAGACGGCGACCTTATTTTAGAAGAGGACTATGAAGAAGGGGAACTCACATCCAGAGAAGAGACGCACTATGATGAAAAAGACCATATCATCACAGAAGACAGCACCGTCACCCAGGGAAATGTAAAAGAGGAATCTACTACGGTCCTTGACCCGATGGGAAGAGAAACCAAAAGCCAGGATGTAAACACAACCGAGATAACGACCACTGAGTACGATTTCCTGGGACGGCAGGTCAAGATCCAAAAAGAACTGAACGGAGTCGTAAAGACAGAGGAAAAGGAATACAATGCCAACGGTACATTGAAATTAGAGACTTCAGACACAGGAGTTACCACTTCTTACACCTACGACGAAAATAACCGGGTAGAAGAGGCTGTCGAAGTATCAAAGGACGGCATCACGAAAACTACAAAGACAGACTATGGATATGCTGACAGGGAGATCCATACACTCTCCGGAATGAAAAGCTATCAGAATCTTTCTGTCGTCACAACAACCGTGAACGGAAAGGTCCAGGGAGAGACGTATACCGACGGTTCCGGAAATACCGTCCGGGAGAAAAGCAATGGCATTTATACGGACCATGTATTTACAGAAGACGGCAAGGAGACAGCATCCATTCTTCTCGGAACAAAAGACGGAGCAGATGTCAAAGGAAAGATTACGTTAAACCTGTATGACAAAAACGGGAAACAGACACATACCGTCCAGAATCCTGTGATTGCGGGTGAGGATGTTTCCATTGATCCGGAGAAGTCCATTGTCAATCAGACATCCTATGATGACAAGGGAAATGAGACAGCCAAGACAGACGGAAACGGAAACACGGTGGCGTACACTTACGATGACCAAAACCGGGTGACCAAAGTATCCCAGGGGGATAACAGCACTTCCATATCCTATACAATGGGAACAGACGGGGTGAATACCACAAGCATCACGGATGCCATGGGTCATGAAAACATCGAAGTGACCAATGCAGCCGGGCTGACAGAAACCACGACGAGCAAAGGAAACCTGGGCGAGAGCATTTCCACTAAGTTTACTTATGATACAAATGGAAATAAGACGAAAGAAACTTATGAAAACGGGGCCTATAAGACGTATCATTATGACAAAAAGAACCGTCTGACCGAAACCAACACCTATGAATCACCTGAGGCAGGAAGCGAATCAGGTACGAGGACTCTCAAGACTTCTTACAGCTATGACGGAAATGACCAGCTCATCGAAATGGTGGACTACCAGGTCAGCGGAAACACAGAAACAGCTTACCGTTATACAGAGTGTGAGTATGACGGGCTTCAAAGAAAGACAACTTATGCAGAACTGAGCCAGTCAGAAAAACCAACGGCGGATGAGATCAGGAGTCATGCGATCAAATATGCTTATGACGCAGAAGGCAAACTTACGAAAGTTATCTATCCAACGAAAAAAGATGGGGTCAGAAGCCTTTCTTATCATTACACCAGTGACGGCTGGTTGTCTGTGATCAAAGCGGATGTATATAAAGGAAGTGATGCGAAAGAAGCAACGGTCCGGACCTATGCTTACGATGATTACGGAAAAGTAACAGAGATCAAAGATTACCGAAACCTCTTATCAGACGGTGATAAGGCAGTCAAAAAAGTATATACCTATGATACTTTTGACCGTGTGTCAAAGATGGTCTACACAGATCTGGAACATCCGGATACGGTGGTGGAGTCTTATGCCTACTCCTATGATAAGAATTCCAACATCATCGAGAAGACACAGATAAACAACTATCCTCAAAAGGATGAAGAAAAGGTCAATGAGACGAAACACTATACCTATGATTCTCTGGGAAGACTTGAAAAGACAGTTACAACAGACCATAGGAAAGACGACAGCAAACAGACTGTGACCTATACCTACGATAAGGTTGGAAATCGACTGGCCGAGGAGAAAGGGGATACGAAGACGACCTATGACTATAATGGTCTGGATCAGGTGACAACTTCTACAACCTGGAAAGACGGCACAGCTCAGGAAAACAAGCAGTATGCCTATGACAAGAATGGAAATGAGATCGGACAGACCAATAGTAAAACCGGAGAGATCCTTTACCGTACTTATGATGCGGAGAACCGGCTGACCGAAGTTTCTGTCAACAAAGATGGCAAAAATGCCATTGTGCAGCAGAACCGCTATAATGGAGACGGGCAGAGAATCCAGAGAGTGGAAGGAGATCAGACGACCAACTACTATTATCAGGATGGAGTGGTCTCTTATACGACCAATGGAAAAGGAGATCAGACGTCTCAGGATCTTTTGGGAACAGACGGAAATATTATAGGAACCCAGAGGTATACAGGCAATGATGCTGCATACTATGTGTATAACAAGGATGTTCAGGGCAGTACGACCAATCTTCTGAAAGACGATGGAAAAGCGGATGTTTCTTACCGCTATGAAGACTTTGGAGAAACAACCAGTGTTGGAGAAAACACATCCGGAAATGAGACTTGTTATACTGGCGGACGATATGATGAGACGACGGGGTTTTATTATCTGAATGCACGGTATTACAATCCGGAGGACGGAAGGTTTTTGTCTGAGGATACTTATCGTGGGGAGACAAACGAGCCGGATACACAGCATTTGTATGCGTATTGTGCGGATAATCCTGTGAATTATGTGGATCCTAGCGGACATAAGTTTTTAGGATATTGGAGTTCAAAACAACATTACTATGCATTTAATCAAAATGCGCCGCAAAAGTATGCAGGATATAATGATTTTTATGATATGAATTCTTGGGCTGTAGGTGACTTGACTACAAGGAAGATTGAGACTTCACATTGGCGTTTACAGTTTTGGAAAGGTATATATGGGCCACCATATGTACCAGCGGTAGCAAATGGATGTGAGATTGGTTTATACTATAGAAAATCAACCTGGAGCAAACACTGGAATTGTGCATATGACTCGAACAAAAGGTTAAGAATGAGAATGTCTTTATATGCAAATGGGAAAAAATTATTTACACGTGATAGTAAAACATCGACTGACCAAGGAAAAGCATGGTGGTTAACAGGATTTACTCCTAGACCATATTTACCAAAAAAGAAGACATGGGGAAAAACTACGTTAAAAATGACAGGTACATTGTGGTTTCCTTCAAGTGGAAAATACAGGAGTCAAATGAGGGATTTATCTAAAAAATTGGCTAAGGTGAAAAGTCTGAATGTAAAAGGGTCATTAACGAGGAGGACATTTTCATGGAAAGGACGGTAGGCTAATATTGAAAAAGGGTTGGATGATATTTATTTTAAGTTTAATTATTAGTTGTATAACTGGATGTAATAAGCAAACAGATACGGCAAAAGAACAGTTGTATGCATCTATTTGTAGACCAAATATCCAAGGTGTAAAGGAAGCTTTGACGAATGATAAGAAGATTTCTAATAAGAATATTAAACGTCATCGCAAGTTGAAGCCGCTGGATCTGTCTTTGAGAGAAATAGAAAATGAGCGCATCCAATTACAAATCTGCTCCATGCTAATCAAGGCAGGAGCAGATGTAAATGAGATTGGAGAAGATAAACTTTCTCATTTGTGTTGGGCTATTGAAAATGATAGATATAAGATAGCAGAGGAACTGATAAAAGCAGAGGCTGATGTAAATCAAAAAAGTGATGAAGGGGATTCTCCTATAAGGGCCGCACTAAGTAAATTATCCCCTAATAACTACACAAAGAGAAAAAAAATAATTGCACAGCTTTCAAATCATGGTGTGAAAATGGATCGGGAGCTATTTACATATTTTTATCAACATAATGATTATGGAATGAATTATTATTTCGCACCAGA is a window encoding:
- a CDS encoding DNRLRE domain-containing protein, whose amino-acid sequence is MKKLVKPAVCAALSFVLMFTSVQWSGMIAGSGDVKAAEPKAAQSKEVIDSESTKNSTTFRLSNGKKESVFYGQDVRYEDENGNLKDYDPTLVEIQDKTSEHGHNLKDYQYENKDGDKKQYLPKKLTESTPVLMEHDKYEISFAPITGEEESGIETQDRQKEKIEENAFSSINKLKRTKLQREEVLTAEDKKEELPVSVAYESEDKNCTFLYQSLDAGVKESVTLKEIPDSNQLKFRFYAKNLTAKKNIGDGGITFYDKESEDIIASLEAPSMNDDTKEAYSEKLSYDIEPIKDEKDTYELTLTLDEEYLKDKDRKYPITIDPTVTWKGSTDFWDVYVINGSYKNTNFYDSGVTAMMAGKASKGTYRTYLRFKDFTAKIKNKYVDTATLTMYETGDSTSGQTIEARRVTSNWSRPGLTWSNRPGYSTNYGSVKTTGTTHKARSINLTKYARECANGSITSYGVMLKNADETKKYGQFYSSRYSNASYRPKMSVTYYDGPTTPTSVSVTPQYMKKGQTLTAKWAGISSKSLNRAEYRVATYDPAKNAEVNANYRAYSGSTKLGTTGSGSASVADSKNWPEGCYKFVIRGVDNGGINGTGKGYIFYVDSTAPKINSMTIDAGDGKGGSEENPSSNMSPALKWNVTEKYLSKVEYKVGNGSYVNAGSAVSGQVSIPASNFKDAGTYQITMKVTDKAGYTAETSRSYYYIDNSQAADYKPVNAKLNNLYGKNMISWDKKASLPGSIYYEIYRGESADFTPDASNLVRAAVKDSYCADTRVGDGKDYYYKVRTVKLSKKGNVIGSSDYVTAGHKKQYAKSEYEQWLGSKDYRETMEFSTPNGNGTVDKAGGNLNYQAEDYAIPAGQLSMGLTRTYNSQSDKAGMLGNGWYDSYHKELYQVGANLVFQDSDGTYVTFEKQGDSYVSKESKDYKLSFDNVAAAKSVSQSPNMKAANQYLSESFTIESGILSHTTLKGCSYEASHNVSSGSSEGQTEQKTVTKLISYACTITAKDNTIYQFNNNGQLTAVKEPNDNFILYEYDSKGRLKTVTSNKIKTLTMKYFDGEENNADLLKEIVLPDGTKMEYTYSGSNLVKAVHSSADGSKSVAYEYGYDAKSFLNAIKDAKDVKDAKDNSYDITYENNRAVNVKKPNGEYQKLTYGDGKTTVSLHKAEDEKISEDSITYDKSNGKVLTSVNAAGNKTSYQYEDASNDLLCTGTTTKVYHQMVTDSGKVNFTSEEVTTKTQYDSNENVTMEKDETGQVTQTTYGTGAEANLPKTEVTKQGDKTVSDVSYSYDKSGNTIKETDSIAETKTVCDYDEDGDLILEEDYEEGELTSREETHYDEKDHIITEDSTVTQGNVKEESTTVLDPMGRETKSQDVNTTEITTTEYDFLGRQVKIQKELNGVVKTEEKEYNANGTLKLETSDTGVTTSYTYDENNRVEEAVEVSKDGITKTTKTDYGYADREIHTLSGMKSYQNLSVVTTTVNGKVQGETYTDGSGNTVREKSNGIYTDHVFTEDGKETASILLGTKDGADVKGKITLNLYDKNGKQTHTVQNPVIAGEDVSIDPEKSIVNQTSYDDKGNETAKTDGNGNTVAYTYDDQNRVTKVSQGDNSTSISYTMGTDGVNTTSITDAMGHENIEVTNAAGLTETTTSKGNLGESISTKFTYDTNGNKTKETYENGAYKTYHYDKKNRLTETNTYESPEAGSESGTRTLKTSYSYDGNDQLIEMVDYQVSGNTETAYRYTECEYDGLQRKTTYAELSQSEKPTADEIRSHAIKYAYDAEGKLTKVIYPTKKDGVRSLSYHYTSDGWLSVIKADVYKGSDAKEATVRTYAYDDYGKVTEIKDYRNLLSDGDKAVKKVYTYDTFDRVSKMVYTDLEHPDTVVESYAYSYDKNSNIIEKTQINNYPQKDEEKVNETKHYTYDSLGRLEKTVTTDHRKDDSKQTVTYTYDKVGNRLAEEKGDTKTTYDYNGLDQVTTSTTWKDGTAQENKQYAYDKNGNEIGQTNSKTGEILYRTYDAENRLTEVSVNKDGKNAIVQQNRYNGDGQRIQRVEGDQTTNYYYQDGVVSYTTNGKGDQTSQDLLGTDGNIIGTQRYTGNDAAYYVYNKDVQGSTTNLLKDDGKADVSYRYEDFGETTSVGENTSGNETCYTGGRYDETTGFYYLNARYYNPEDGRFLSEDTYRGETNEPDTQHLYAYCADNPVNYVDPSGHKFLGYWSSKQHYYAFNQNAPQKYAGYNDFYDMNSWAVGDLTTRKIETSHWRLQFWKGIYGPPYVPAVANGCEIGLYYRKSTWSKHWNCAYDSNKRLRMRMSLYANGKKLFTRDSKTSTDQGKAWWLTGFTPRPYLPKKKTWGKTTLKMTGTLWFPSSGKYRSQMRDLSKKLAKVKSLNVKGSLTRRTFSWKGR